In the genome of Vicia villosa cultivar HV-30 ecotype Madison, WI linkage group LG7, Vvil1.0, whole genome shotgun sequence, one region contains:
- the LOC131617755 gene encoding NDR1/HIN1-like protein 6: MIPNNISSPSPSPSNQTNIQISPEQTSILKTPKNYHPFRTRSSRKLAILNVVEHQKTKPIVWFAAILCFIFSLMLIFFGIATLICYLALKPSNPSFDIANASLNLVYFDSKPYLNGEFTLLTNFSNPNRRVHVKFESLHIELFFTNRLISSQSINPFTQKPRETRLQAVKFMSSLLFVAQEVGVKLEEDVQSSNRLSYYARGTFKVKVKMGIIHLSFWLHSVCHMEMTGPPAGSLVARQCITTR, encoded by the coding sequence ATGATACCCAACAACATATCCTCACCCTCACCCTCACCCTCAAACCAAACAAACATTCAAATCTCTCCAGAACAAACTAGCATCTTAAAAACACCCAAAAACTATCATCCCTTTAGAACAAGGTCATCAAGAAAGCTAGCAATCCTCAATGTTGTTGAACATCAAAAAACCAAACCAATAGTATGGTTTGCCGCAATACTATGTTTCATCTTCAGCCTCATGCTAATCTTCTTTGGCATAGCAACATTAATATGTTACCTAGCCCTAAAACCAAGCAACCCTTCATTTGATATTGCAAATGCAAGCTTAAACTTAGTATATTTTGACTCAAAACCCTATCTCAATGGTGAGTTCACACTTCTCACAAACTTTTCAAACCCTAATAGAAGAGTTCATGTGAAGTTTGAGTCTTTACATATTGAACTTTTCTTCACAAATAGACTCATATCATCTCAATCCATTAATCCTTTTACTCAAAAGCCAAGAGAAACTAGGTTGCAAGCAGTGAAGTTTATGTCAAGTTTGCTTTTTGTGGCACAAGAGGTGGGTGTGAAACTTGAAGAGGATGTGCAAAGTAGTAATAGGTTGAGTTACTATGCAAGGGGAACGTTTAAGGTGAAGGTTAAAATGGGAATTATACATTTGTCTTTTTGGCTTCATAGTGTTTGTCACATGGAGATGACTGGTCCACCTGCTGGTTCTCTTGTTGCTAGACAATGCATAACAACTAGATGA